Within the Pengzhenrongella sicca genome, the region CTCGGCGACCACGAAGTCCGACAGCGACTCGCCCGTGACCGGGTCGACCTCGCCGTTGGCGATCGCGAGCGCCTTCGGGTACGGCCCGAGGATCAGGTTCCCCGGCGTGGAGAACTTGTTCGTGCCGACGTAGTCGCGGTAGAACCCGCCGGGGGCGGAGATGTCGTTCTGCTCGAGCCCGTGGTTGGAGAAGTCGGACTTCTTGCCGCTCGGGCCGACCGACGAGACGGAGATGACCCCGTTCGCCTCGGTCGGCATGTCGAGGCAGTCGTTGGTCACGGTCCGCGTCTTCTCGGTGCCGGGCGGGAAGTCCGGGCTGCTCTCGTCCGTCTTGACCGCCAGGCCGAGGTCGGTGTTGTCGTTGCCGAGCGCCGAGATCAGGGTGACTCCGTGGCCCCGCGCGTAGTCGAGCGCCCGCTGGGTCGCGTCGATGATGGTCGCCTGCTCGAGCTGCTCCGCGGCTGAGTCGGCCGGGTTCGCGCGGCAGTTGAACAGCCACGGGTCGATGTAGAAGCTCATGTTGACGACGTCGATCCCGTTGTCGCCGGCGTACGTCAGCGCGTCGACCGTCGCGGCGAGAAAGAAGTAGCCCGAGTCCTGGCCGGCGCGCAGGTTGACCAGCGACACGTTCGGCGCGACGCCGGCCATGCCGAGGCCGTTGATCGGCGCGGCGATCGTGCCGGCGACGTGCGTGCCGTGGCCGTCCTCGTCGACGTCGGCCGCGTCCTCGCAGGACTGGTCGGCCTCCTCGGCGCAGGGGCCGTCGATGAGCTCGATGTCGGTGGTGAAGTTGCGGCTCAGCGCGCTGTTGAAGTTCGGGGCGATGTCAGGGTGGCTGCCGTCGATGCCCGTGTCGATCACCCCGACCAGGACATCCTTGCGGCCGGGCTGCTTGACGTACGAACCGGTGGCGGTCGCCCCGATCATCTTCATGTCCCACTGGTACCCGGCGAGCGGCTCGGGGGTGACCGGGCCGTGCCCCTTCCCGGGGCCCTTGCCCGGGCCGTGACCCGGGCTGCGGCCGTCGGTGCGCAGCAGGGCGGAGCTGCGCGCGGCGGCGTCGGGGTTGCGGCCCTCCTTCTCGACGGCGTCCCGGCTGGCCGCGACGTCCTGCGGCGCCGAGCCGACCGGCCGGTCGCGCGCGACGCCCGCGACCGCGGGCTCCGCCGAGACCGTCGCGGCGAAGGACTCGGCGGACGACGCCGCCGTGACGAGCCCGATCGCGCGGTTGACCCGGTCGACCGTCCCGCCGGCCGCCTGCACCGCCGCGATCGCGCCGTCGACGGCGGCGGCGTCGTCGGCGAGGACGACGTAGGTCGAGGTGTCGGTCGCGTCGGCGGCTGCGCCTGCCGCCGCGCCGGGGGTGGCCTGGGCCGCGGTCGAGGTGCTGACGAGGGCGGCCGCGAGCGCGGCGATGCCCACGAGTGCGACCGATCTGCGAGTTCTGACCATTGCGTTGTGCTCCATAGGCTCGATGGAGTAGGTCAGGCGGGCGGCCGCGGCCGATCCCTCCTGCCCCGTAGACCTGAGCCAGTGTGCCGTAGATCACCCACGATGGGCGGTTTGACGGGAGTCCGATTGCGAATGGTTTCGGGTCGTTCGGGGGATTTCAGGCCCCGGTGGCGAACCCGGCGCTGAACGAGCCCGAGGTCAGCACGTCGAGCCAGGCCCGCGGTCCGGCGATCGTGCAGCGCAGCGCCGCCACGCGGGCGGCGGCGTCGAGCGCGCGGCGCAGGTCGGCGCCCTCGTCGTCGACCGGGCGCTGGATGACGAACCAGGCGAACGCGCCGTGGAACACGTCGCCCGCCCCGAGCGTGTCGACGGCCGCGATGCGCGGGACCGGGATCGACCCGTGCGCGGCCGGGCCGGCCGCCGTCGGCCGCCACCACTGCACCGCGTCACCGCCGTGCGTCGTGGCCACGCTGCCGACGCCGGCCTCGAGCAGCGCGATCGCGCTCGCGGGGACGTCGGTCGTCCCGGGCGCGCGGAAGTCGGCGGAGCAGACGGCGACGTCGACGGCACGCAGGAGCCGGGCCATGGCCGGGCGCCAACGCCCGGCGTCGAGCACGACCAGGGGCGCGTCGCCGGCCGGTGCGGCCGCGGCGACCGCGACGGCCGCCGCGGCCAGGCGCGCGTGGTGACCGTCGAGCAGCACGACGTCGGCTCCGGCGAGGTGCCGGGCGAGGTCGGGGGGTCCGGCGACGTCGTGCGCGGCGGCGTCGCGCGAGACGACGGCGCGGTCGCCCGTCGCGTCCGTCACGGCCACGGCGGAGATGGCGGGCGGCGTCGTCGCGTCCGGCGTCACGTCGACCACCTCGACCCCGCGCGCCTCGAGCTCGGCGCGGATCACGCGGGCGACCGGGTCGGTGCCCAGCGCCGTGACCAGTCGGGCCCGGCCGCCGAGGGCAGCGAAGGTCACCGCCGCGTTGGCCGCCGGGCCACCCGCCGCGACGTCCTGGCGCAGCGCCGTGACCTTCTCGTTCGCGCCCGGCGGGCGCTCGACGCGGTGCACGACGTCGAGGGTCGCGAGGCCGACGAAGACCCCGAGCGGGCGCCGTGCGCCACTCTCGTCGTCGTCGACCACCGCGACCCCTTCCGTGCTGCCGGCCGAGCCTGCCGGGTCAAGCCTGCCGGATCACCGGCAGCGAATCAGCTTGCGTCGAGGATGTCCACCACGAACACGAGCGTCGAGTTGGCCGGGATGGAGCCCTGCTCGGTCTCGCCGTAGCCCTTGTCCGGCGGGACGACGAGCAGCACCTGGCTGCCGACCGTCTGCCCGACGAGGCCCTCGTCCCAGCCCGGGATGACCGCCCCGGTGCCGATCGAGGTCGTGAACGGGGCGCCGTTCTCCCAGGACGAGTCGAACACCGTCCCGTCCCACAGTGCGCCGGTGTACTGGAACGTCACGGTCTGACCAGCGGTGACCGCGGCGCCGGCGCCCTTGATGAGCGGCTGCACGACGAGCGCGGTCGGCGCCTCGCCGGTGGCCGCGGTGATCGTCGGCGCGCCGTCGTCGCCGAGCGCGACGGTCGGCAGGCCGGCCACGGGGGCGACGGCCTCGCCCTCGGCGCGGTTGGGGATGTCCTTCGCTGCGGAGACCTCGACGGCCATGACGGTCGTGGGGGTCTCGGCGGCATCCGCCGTCGCGGCCGTGCCGGGGATCGCGAGCAGGATCCGGGTGCCGACCTTCTGGCCCGTCAGGACGGTGTTCAGCGCGGTGATGAGGGAGGCGTCCCCGAGCGTGATGTGGTCCGCCGCGGCGCCGTAGGTTGTGCCCTGGGTCGAGCCGTCGGCGCCGGAGACCGCGATGTAGTTCATGGTGAGGATCTGGCCCTCGGCGAGATCGGCGCCGGTGCCCTCGCTCGTGACCCGCGCCGTCGGCACGGAGACCGTGAGCGGCTGCGTGAACGTCAGCGTCGGCTCGGCGCCCGCGTCGCCCGCGACCTCGACGCCCTCGAGCGCTGCGACGTCGGCCGCCGTCGGCTCCTCGGACGCGGCCGCGTCCTCGGTGTCGCTCGACGCGCTCGGCGAGGCCGTGCCGTCGGAGTCGCCGGAGCACGCCGCGAGCGAGCCGAACAGCAGGAGCGAGACCACGGAGGCAGCCACCGTGACACGAGTAGATCGACGCAAGATAGGCCCTTCATCGGTTGGCGGCCGTCGGGGATCGGTGCGAAACGCGGTGCGACGCCCCTGACGGCGGACCCAGAAAGCCTACCGGCCGAGACTGGGAGGTCGCTGTGCGTGGACGTCCCGGCAGGGTGGCCTGGCGCGCGCCTACCCTCTCGAGGTGTCAGACAGCGAACCGGAACAGCTCGGCAAGGGCCTGAAGGTCCGTCACCTGACGATGATGGGGCTCGGTTCGGCGATCGGAGCCGGCCTGTTTCTCGGCACCGGAACGGGCATCGCGACGGCAGGCCCCGCGATCCTCGTCTCGTACTCGCTCGCCGGTGTCCTTGTGGTCCTGGTCATGCGCATGCTCGCCGAGATGGCGGCCGCGCTGCCGTCCAGCGGGTCGTTCTCGACGTACGCCGAGCGCGGCATCGGACGCTGGGCCGGCTTCACGCTCGGCTGGGTCTACTGGTACACGCTCATCATGGTGCTCGGCGTCGAGATCACCGGGGCGTCGTCGATCGTGCACGGCTGGCTGCCCGGCGTGCCGCAGTGGGTCGTGGCGCTCGCCCTCGTCGCGCTCTTCGCCGCGGTCAACCTCGTCGGGGTGCGGAGCTTCGGCGAGTTCGAGTTCTGGTTCGCCGCGCTCAAGGTGATCGTCATCGTCGCCTTCCTCGTGATCGGGACGCTTCTCGCGCTCGGATGGCTGCCGGGCACCGAGCCGGTCGGCCTGTCGCACCTGCTCGGCGACGGCGGGTTCGCGCCGAACGGGTTCGGCCAGGTCGCGGCGGGACTGCTCGTCGTCGTCTTCGCCTTCGGCGGGATCGAGATCGTGACGATCGCCGCGGCCGAGTCGGCCGATCCGCAGCGCAGCATCGCCGCCGCGGCGCGGAGCGTCGTCTGGCGCATCATGGCGTTCTACGTCGGCTCCGTGGCGATCATGGTGCTCGTGCTCCCGTGGGACTCGCCGGCGCTGCTGGCCGGCCCGTTCGTCGCCGTGCTCGAGCTCGCGAGCATCCCGGGGCTCGCCGCCGTCATGGAGGTCGTCGTCGTCATCGCGCTGCTGTCGGCGTTCAACGCGAACCTGTACGGGACGTCCCGGATGGCGTTCTCCCTCGCCGGCCGCGGCGACGGTCCGGCCGGCCTCCTGCGCGTGTCCCGGCAGGGCGTGCCCGTCGTCTCGGTGCTGCTCTCGGTCGCGTTCGCCCTGGTGAGCGTGCTGCTCAACTGGCTGCTGCCCGAGCAGCTGCTCGGCTTCCTGCTCAACGCGGCCGGCTCGTCGCTCATCTTCATGTGGATCGCGATCGCGGTCTCGCAGCTGCGCCTTCGCCGCGAGCTCGAGGCGACGGGCCTGCTCACGGTCCGCATGTGGGCGCACCCGCACCTCGGCCGGCTGACGGTCGTGCTGCTCGTCGCCCTCGTCGCCCTCATGCTCACCGACGGCGCCGCGCGCTCGCAGATCCTGGCGACGGCCGGCGTCGTCGCCGTCATCGTCGTGATCTACGTGCTCCGCGAGCGCGTGCGGGCCCGCTCCGCCGCCGCGGGCGACCGCGGCGTTCTGGGAGGATGGCGCCCATGACCGACCCCACCCCGACGCGCGCGTCGAGCGCGAAGCACCTGCGCCGGTGGCGCCAGAATCTCGCCGACGAGCGCGCCGAGGCCGCGGTCTACCGCGACCTCGCCAGCCGCCGTACCGGCGAGGAGCGCGCGATCCTGCTCGCGCTCGCGCGGGCGGAGGGTCGCCACGAGGCGCACTGGCTCGACCTGCTCGGCGACGACGTCGGCCGGCCGCTGCGGGGGGACTTTCGCACCCGCACGCTCGGCTGGCTTGCCCGGCGCTTCGGCTCCGTCTTCGTGCTCGCACTCGCCCAGCGCGCCGAGTCCCGGTCGACGTACTCGACCGACCGCGACGCCACCGCGGCGATGGCCGCCGACGAGCGGATCCACGAGGAGGTCGTCCGTGGCCTCGCGACCCGCGGCCGCAACCGCATGTCCGGCTCCTTCCGGGCCGCCGTGTTCGGTGCGAACGACGGGCTCGTGAGCAACCTCGCGCTCATCCTCGGCATCGGCGCGAGCGGGGCGTCGCACTCGACCGTGCTGCTGACCGGCATGGCGGGCCTGCTCGCGGGCGCGCTGTCGATGGCGGCGGGGGAGTACGTGTCCGTGCGCTCGCAGCGCGAGCTGCTCGAGGCGTCCTCGTCCACCCTGCACGCCGACGGCGCCGTGCTCGACCTCGACGTCGACGCAAACGAGCTGGCGCTCGTGTACCGCGCCCGCGGGATGGAGGCCGACGACGCGGCCGCCCACGCGCGCGAGGTGCTCCGGCGCGCCGGGGAGGGCTCGTACTCGGGCGACGGCGACGGCGACGGCGACGGCGGGGGATCGGGTGCCGGGGCGGGCGAGGGCGCGGGGCGCGACGCCGCCGTCGATGCCCACGAGTCGGTCGGCACCGGCGCCCAGGCCGCGCTCTCGAGCTTCTGCTTTTTCGCGACGGGCGCGCTCATCCCCGTCTTGCCCTACCTGTTCGGGCTGGAGGGCCTGGCTGCTGTCGCCGTCGCGTCGCTCCTGGTCGGCGGCGCGCTGCTGATCACGGGCGCGACCGTCGGCGTCCTGTCGGGCGGGCCGCCCGTGCGGCGGGCGCTGCGCCAGCTCGCGATCGGGTACGGCGCGGCCGCCGTCACCTACGTGCTCGGACTAGTGTTCGGCGCCAACCTCGGCTGAAGCAGCACGGCCCCGTCGCGTAGCGAGCCGGTTCAGCAGGTAGAGCACGACGCCGACGCCGAGCAGGATCGCGGCGCGCAGGTACACGGCGCCGTCGCGCCCGGTGAGGGGGCTCGCGAGCACCAGGGACGCGGTCGCGCCGAGCGCGGGCGCCCACGTCGGCGCGCGGAACGCGGGGGCGGGGTTCTCCGGGTCGGCCGGGGCGCGGCGAAGCACCAGCACCGAGACGTTCACGCAGGCGAACACGAGCAGCAGGAGCAGGACGGTCGTGTCCGCCAACCCGCTCAGGTCGCCAGTCGTGATGAGGGTGAACGCGATCGCGACGGTGAAGGCGATCGCGACGAACGGCGTCTGGCGGCCGCGGTGCACTCGACCGAGCACCTTCGGGACGATGCCCTCCTGCGCCATCCCGTAGACGAGGCGGGACGCCATGATCATGTTGATAAGCGCGGTGTTCGAGACCGCGAGCAGAGCGATGAGCGCGAACAGCGCGGGCGGGAACGCGACCCCGGCGACCTTGACCACCTCCAGGAGCGGGCCGGTCGAGGCCTCGAGCACGTCGGTCTCGACGAGCATCGACGAGGTGAACGCGACCGCGAGGTAGATCGCTGCCGCGATGCCGATGCCGGCGAACAGCGCGCGCGGGAAGTCCCGCCGCGGCTGCTGGCACTCCTCCGCGAGGTTGACGGAGTCCTCGAACCCGAGCAACGCGTAGAACGCCAGCGCGGTGCCGCCGAGCACCCCGACCCAGCCGGCCTCGGGGTCGAGCTCGAGCGCGCGCGCCGGCTCGCCCGCGCCCGTCGCGAGCGACCACGCGCCGATCGCGATGATCACAAGCAGGCCGCTCGTCTCGATCGCGGTCAGCACCAGGTTGACCTTGATCGATTCGCTGATCCCCACGAGATTGACGGCCGTGACCAGCGCCAGGAACGCGTACGCAGCGAGCAGTGTCGGGACGCTCACGAACTCCGTGAGGTAGTCGCCGCCGAAGGCACGCGCCGCCGCGCTCGCGGACGTGATGCCGGACATCATGACGGCGAACGCCACCATGAACGTCACGAAGGGGCGGTGGAACGCGCGGTTCGCGTAGAGCGCGGCGCCGGCCGCCTGCGGGAACTTGCCCACGAGCTCCGCATAAGCGGTCGCGGTGAGCGCCGCCAGCGCGAACGCCAGCACGAACGGGAGCCAGATGGCGCCGCCGACCTCACCGGCGACCTTGCCGGTCAGCGCGTAGATGCCGGCCCCGAGGATGTCGCCGACCACGAACACCAGGAGCACCCGCCGGCCGATCGTCCGCTTCAGCTCGGTGCCGGGCTCGCTGTCAGGTCCCGCCGCGCCGGCGGTGCCATCGCCCGCCCCGTTCCCAGTCGCCACCGTTGCCCCCAGCTCGTCCGGGGGGCCCGTGGGCCCGCTCGGCCACCCGTTCGCATCCAGCCTGGCCCACGCCGGGCCGGCCGTCCACCGGAGCGATCCCGCGAGAAGTTAGGTAAGCCTGCCCTGCGCATGTCACGATAGCTCCGTGACCCAGACCGCTGAGCGCGCCGTCGCCACCCAGCCGTTCGCCGTGTTCGACGTGCGCGTCGCCCGGACCGTGCGGCTCGGCCCGACGTTCGTGCGTGTGACCTTCACGGGCGACCAGCTCGACCGGTTCGCCGACAACGGCTTCGATCAGCGCATCAAGCTTTTCTTCCCGCTCGCCGACGGCCGCCTGCCCGACCTGCCCCGCGGCGCCGACTGGTATCAGCAGTGGCGCGCGCTGCCCGATGCCGAGCGTCCCCCGATCCGGACGTACACGGTCCGCGAGGTGCGCCCCGCGGCGCGCGAGCTCGACGTCGACATGGTGCTGCACGGCGACGGCGGGCCGGCCTCGCGCTGGTTGGCGGCGGCGCGCCCGGGAGATCGGTTGACCGTGCTCGGGCCGAACGCCGACCACGACGGCGTGCACGGCGGCATCGACTTCGTCCCGCCGACCCGCACCGGCTGTGTGCTGCTCGCCGGTGACGAGACGGCCGTCCCCGCGATCGCCGCGATCCTCGAACGCCTGCCCGCCGACGCCAGCGGCGAGGTGCTGCTCGAGGTGCCCGCGAGCGGCGACGCGATGACGCTCGCCGCGCCGGCCGGCGTCGTCGTGCGCTGGCTCGGCCGCGACGGCGCCGCGCACGGCGAGCTGCTCCAGCCCGCGGTCCAGGCCGCCGCCGATCGACTGATCGCGGGCAGCGCCGGCCGCACGTGCAGCGGATCGTGCACCGCGGCCCACCCGCTGCGCGAGATCGACGTCGACACGGAGCTGCTCTGGGAGGTCCCGGTCGACGGCGTCGGCCGCCCGCTCGCCGCGTGCCTCGACCTGTACATCTGGCTCGCGGGGGAGGCGGCCGTGATCAAGGCCCTGCGCCGGCACCTCGTGACCGAGCGCGGCGTCGACCGATCGGCCGTGGCGTTCATGGGCTACTGGCGCCGCGGTCGCGCCGAGAACGGCTGAGCCTCCCGACCAGCGGGCGGGCCCCAGGCGGCCTACGCTCAGAACTCGTGCGGGGCGACCCGCGCATCCGACGAGGGGACATGCAATGAAAGCGAAGCTTGCATTTATCGCCGGCGCCGGTATCGGTTATGTGCTCGGCACCCGGGCCGGGCGCCAGCAGTTCGAGGCGATTCAGGGCTGGTCGCGCAGCGTCTGGCAGGACCCGCGGGTCCAGTCGCAGGTCAACGATCTGGAGGCCAAGGCGAGTGATCTCGCGAAGACCGAGGGTGCGGCGCTGAAGGACAAAGTGACCGTCGCGGTCAAGTCGGTCGTCGACGCGGTGAAGGACAAGTCTTCCGACTCTGCCTGATTCGGTTTTGGCACCGACAAAGGGCACGGTACATTCGAGGCAGCGAATTGCGAGAGATCTGGAAGCGGTCACCCTCGCGCGCCACAGCAGCCCCGTCCCGGACACAGGTGTCGGCCGGGGCGAGGAGGTGCGATGGCGGAGGCGCTGCACAGGTCAGTGCTCGACGTGCTGGGCACGGAGATCACGGCGGGTATCAAGCCGGCGGGCACGGTGCTCACGCTTGAGCGGATCCAGAAGAGGTTCGGGATCTCCCGCACCGTCGCGCGTGAATGCATGCGGCTGCTCGAGCAGCTCCAGCTGGTGCAGTCGAGCCGACGGGTCGGCATCGTCGTGCTGCCGAGCGACGAGTGGGCGGTGCTCGACCGCCGGGTGATCCGGTGGCGGCTGGCCGGGCCGGGCCGCGAGGCGCAGCTGCGCTCGTTGGTCGAGCTGCGCGCCGCCGTCGAGCCCCTTGCGGCGGCGCAGGCCGCGCGGTATGCCAGCACGGTCGAGCGCGCCCGGCTGGTGGCCCTCGCGGCGAGCCTGCGGGTGGCTGCCGACGCGGGCGCGGACGGCCTCGACCTCGACATCGAGTTCCACACGACGCTGCTCCGGGCGAGCCGCAATGAGATGTTCGCGGCGATGACGGGCGTCGTCGCGGAGGTGCTCAGCGGGTACACCCCGGCCGAGCCGGGCGCCACGGAGTCGGGTTCGACCGCCCTCGGCTCCCACGAGGGTGTGGCGCGCGCCGTGCAGCTCGGCGACTCGCGGGGCGCGGAGCTCGCGATGCGCGAGCTGCTGACCGACCTCTCGCTCGCGGGCGCTGCGCTGGACGGGCAGTCGTTGGACAAGCGCGCGCTGAACGGGCATGCGTTGGACGGGCACGCCGCGCTGGACGGGCAGGCGTCGTCGGTCTAGGGGAGCCGGCTCGGGCTGCCCGCCCGGAGCGCGCGGAGCGACGCGAGCGTCGCGACCACGGCGAACCCCGCTGCGACCGCGACGACGACGAATCCGCCGCGGGCGCCCCGGTCGTCGATCAGCATGCCCGCGATCGACGACCCGACCGAGACGCCGATCCCGAGCGAGGTGCTGACCCAGGTCAGGCCCTCGGTCAGCCGGCCGTCGGGCACGCAGTACTGGACGAGGCCGTTGCCGTTGATCAGCGTCGGCGCGATCGCGAAGCCGGTGACGAACATGACGACGGCGAGCGCGGGCAGGCTGGTGGCGAGGAAGAAGAGGCTGACGCCGGCGGCGAGCGCGACGACGCCGATCGCGAACCGCTTCCAAAGCGGCGCGGCCCAGCTCCGGGCGCCGTACCCCAGCCCGGAGAGCATCGAGCCGAACGCGAAGGCCGCCAGCACGAACCCCGCGGACCCCTTCGAGCCGTGCTCCTGGGCGAACGCCACGGTCGCGACGTCGGTCGCGCCGAAGATCGCCCCCATCGCGACGAATACGGCCGCGAGCACCCGCATGCCCGCCACGCGCATCACGCTGCCCTGGTGGGCGCGCCTGCCCGCGGCATCCAGGGGCGGGGCCTGCGGCGCCGGCTCGGTACCCCGCAGCGAGAGAAACAGGAAGCCGCCGACGAGCAGCGCGAAGATCGGCACGACCAGGCCGGCGGCGGGCGCGACGGTGGTGGCGAGCACGGTGGCGGCCACGGGGCCGACGACGAACACCACCTCGTCGAGTGCGGACTCGAGCGAGTACGCGGTGTGCAGCCGGCGCGGGTCCGTGAGCACGTGGGACCAGCGGGCCCGGACGAGCGATCCGAACGACCCCGACGGGGCGCCCGCGACCGCGGCCGTGAGGTAGAGCCAGCCGGCGTGCGACCCCATCTCGGCGACCGCGATGAGGGCGGCGAGCCCGCCGATCGCGAGGACGGTCGCCGGGCGCATGATGCGCGCCTGGCCGTGGGCGTCGACGAAGCGGGCCAGCTGGGGGCCGCAGACGGCGCTCGCGACCACGTAGACCGCCGAGACCCGGCCGGCGAGCCCGTACGAGCCGTACTCGGCGGTGATCATGAGCACGATGCCGATCCCCACCATCGAGATCGGCAGCCGGGCGAGCACCCCGGCCGCGGAGAAGGCCAGTGCCCCGGGGGTGGTCAGGATGTCGCGATAGGGGCGGAGCACCGGGACATCTTCTCATCGGGATGTGACGTCGGCTCCTGAAGATGCGGTACCCGTCCGGCGTCGGGCAGGATCGCCGCATGGACACCCTCAC harbors:
- a CDS encoding amino acid permease, yielding MSDSEPEQLGKGLKVRHLTMMGLGSAIGAGLFLGTGTGIATAGPAILVSYSLAGVLVVLVMRMLAEMAAALPSSGSFSTYAERGIGRWAGFTLGWVYWYTLIMVLGVEITGASSIVHGWLPGVPQWVVALALVALFAAVNLVGVRSFGEFEFWFAALKVIVIVAFLVIGTLLALGWLPGTEPVGLSHLLGDGGFAPNGFGQVAAGLLVVVFAFGGIEIVTIAAAESADPQRSIAAAARSVVWRIMAFYVGSVAIMVLVLPWDSPALLAGPFVAVLELASIPGLAAVMEVVVVIALLSAFNANLYGTSRMAFSLAGRGDGPAGLLRVSRQGVPVVSVLLSVAFALVSVLLNWLLPEQLLGFLLNAAGSSLIFMWIAIAVSQLRLRRELEATGLLTVRMWAHPHLGRLTVVLLVALVALMLTDGAARSQILATAGVVAVIVVIYVLRERVRARSAAAGDRGVLGGWRP
- a CDS encoding YtxH domain-containing protein; its protein translation is MKAKLAFIAGAGIGYVLGTRAGRQQFEAIQGWSRSVWQDPRVQSQVNDLEAKASDLAKTEGAALKDKVTVAVKSVVDAVKDKSSDSA
- a CDS encoding siderophore-interacting protein, whose translation is MTQTAERAVATQPFAVFDVRVARTVRLGPTFVRVTFTGDQLDRFADNGFDQRIKLFFPLADGRLPDLPRGADWYQQWRALPDAERPPIRTYTVREVRPAARELDVDMVLHGDGGPASRWLAAARPGDRLTVLGPNADHDGVHGGIDFVPPTRTGCVLLAGDETAVPAIAAILERLPADASGEVLLEVPASGDAMTLAAPAGVVVRWLGRDGAAHGELLQPAVQAAADRLIAGSAGRTCSGSCTAAHPLREIDVDTELLWEVPVDGVGRPLAACLDLYIWLAGEAAVIKALRRHLVTERGVDRSAVAFMGYWRRGRAENG
- a CDS encoding FKBP-type peptidyl-prolyl cis-trans isomerase, with amino-acid sequence MAASVVSLLLFGSLAACSGDSDGTASPSASSDTEDAAASEEPTAADVAALEGVEVAGDAGAEPTLTFTQPLTVSVPTARVTSEGTGADLAEGQILTMNYIAVSGADGSTQGTTYGAAADHITLGDASLITALNTVLTGQKVGTRILLAIPGTAATADAAETPTTVMAVEVSAAKDIPNRAEGEAVAPVAGLPTVALGDDGAPTITAATGEAPTALVVQPLIKGAGAAVTAGQTVTFQYTGALWDGTVFDSSWENGAPFTTSIGTGAVIPGWDEGLVGQTVGSQVLLVVPPDKGYGETEQGSIPANSTLVFVVDILDAS
- a CDS encoding PfkB family carbohydrate kinase — its product is MVDDDESGARRPLGVFVGLATLDVVHRVERPPGANEKVTALRQDVAAGGPAANAAVTFAALGGRARLVTALGTDPVARVIRAELEARGVEVVDVTPDATTPPAISAVAVTDATGDRAVVSRDAAAHDVAGPPDLARHLAGADVVLLDGHHARLAAAAVAVAAAAPAGDAPLVVLDAGRWRPAMARLLRAVDVAVCSADFRAPGTTDVPASAIALLEAGVGSVATTHGGDAVQWWRPTAAGPAAHGSIPVPRIAAVDTLGAGDVFHGAFAWFVIQRPVDDEGADLRRALDAAARVAALRCTIAGPRAWLDVLTSGSFSAGFATGA
- a CDS encoding FadR/GntR family transcriptional regulator — its product is MAEALHRSVLDVLGTEITAGIKPAGTVLTLERIQKRFGISRTVARECMRLLEQLQLVQSSRRVGIVVLPSDEWAVLDRRVIRWRLAGPGREAQLRSLVELRAAVEPLAAAQAARYASTVERARLVALAASLRVAADAGADGLDLDIEFHTTLLRASRNEMFAAMTGVVAEVLSGYTPAEPGATESGSTALGSHEGVARAVQLGDSRGAELAMRELLTDLSLAGAALDGQSLDKRALNGHALDGHAALDGQASSV
- a CDS encoding MFS transporter; this translates as MLRPYRDILTTPGALAFSAAGVLARLPISMVGIGIVLMITAEYGSYGLAGRVSAVYVVASAVCGPQLARFVDAHGQARIMRPATVLAIGGLAALIAVAEMGSHAGWLYLTAAVAGAPSGSFGSLVRARWSHVLTDPRRLHTAYSLESALDEVVFVVGPVAATVLATTVAPAAGLVVPIFALLVGGFLFLSLRGTEPAPQAPPLDAAGRRAHQGSVMRVAGMRVLAAVFVAMGAIFGATDVATVAFAQEHGSKGSAGFVLAAFAFGSMLSGLGYGARSWAAPLWKRFAIGVVALAAGVSLFFLATSLPALAVVMFVTGFAIAPTLINGNGLVQYCVPDGRLTEGLTWVSTSLGIGVSVGSSIAGMLIDDRGARGGFVVVAVAAGFAVVATLASLRALRAGSPSRLP
- a CDS encoding S8 family peptidase; protein product: MVRTRRSVALVGIAALAAALVSTSTAAQATPGAAAGAAADATDTSTYVVLADDAAAVDGAIAAVQAAGGTVDRVNRAIGLVTAASSAESFAATVSAEPAVAGVARDRPVGSAPQDVAASRDAVEKEGRNPDAAARSSALLRTDGRSPGHGPGKGPGKGHGPVTPEPLAGYQWDMKMIGATATGSYVKQPGRKDVLVGVIDTGIDGSHPDIAPNFNSALSRNFTTDIELIDGPCAEEADQSCEDAADVDEDGHGTHVAGTIAAPINGLGMAGVAPNVSLVNLRAGQDSGYFFLAATVDALTYAGDNGIDVVNMSFYIDPWLFNCRANPADSAAEQLEQATIIDATQRALDYARGHGVTLISALGNDNTDLGLAVKTDESSPDFPPGTEKTRTVTNDCLDMPTEANGVISVSSVGPSGKKSDFSNHGLEQNDISAPGGFYRDYVGTNKFSTPGNLILGPYPKALAIANGEVDPVTGESLSDFVVAECSAAGIDSCAYYQLIQGTSMAAPHAVGVAALIVSKDGKRDRVHGGRTMDPVAVEKVLRQTATDVACPAPVVTYAAEGRDASYDAPCVGNVWKNSIYGTGIVNALRAVR
- a CDS encoding APC family permease, which translates into the protein MATGNGAGDGTAGAAGPDSEPGTELKRTIGRRVLLVFVVGDILGAGIYALTGKVAGEVGGAIWLPFVLAFALAALTATAYAELVGKFPQAAGAALYANRAFHRPFVTFMVAFAVMMSGITSASAAARAFGGDYLTEFVSVPTLLAAYAFLALVTAVNLVGISESIKVNLVLTAIETSGLLVIIAIGAWSLATGAGEPARALELDPEAGWVGVLGGTALAFYALLGFEDSVNLAEECQQPRRDFPRALFAGIGIAAAIYLAVAFTSSMLVETDVLEASTGPLLEVVKVAGVAFPPALFALIALLAVSNTALINMIMASRLVYGMAQEGIVPKVLGRVHRGRQTPFVAIAFTVAIAFTLITTGDLSGLADTTVLLLLLVFACVNVSVLVLRRAPADPENPAPAFRAPTWAPALGATASLVLASPLTGRDGAVYLRAAILLGVGVVLYLLNRLATRRGRAASAEVGAEH
- a CDS encoding VIT1/CCC1 transporter family protein — encoded protein: MTDPTPTRASSAKHLRRWRQNLADERAEAAVYRDLASRRTGEERAILLALARAEGRHEAHWLDLLGDDVGRPLRGDFRTRTLGWLARRFGSVFVLALAQRAESRSTYSTDRDATAAMAADERIHEEVVRGLATRGRNRMSGSFRAAVFGANDGLVSNLALILGIGASGASHSTVLLTGMAGLLAGALSMAAGEYVSVRSQRELLEASSSTLHADGAVLDLDVDANELALVYRARGMEADDAAAHAREVLRRAGEGSYSGDGDGDGDGGGSGAGAGEGAGRDAAVDAHESVGTGAQAALSSFCFFATGALIPVLPYLFGLEGLAAVAVASLLVGGALLITGATVGVLSGGPPVRRALRQLAIGYGAAAVTYVLGLVFGANLG